The proteins below come from a single Lineus longissimus chromosome 5, tnLinLong1.2, whole genome shotgun sequence genomic window:
- the LOC135488820 gene encoding aquaporin-7-like has protein sequence MGCSCRKRRPRIKNEELRIFLAEFLGTFVLLTLGNCTVAQTVLFPRSAAGFLSINWGYGLAVGFAVYISFKASGGHVNPAITLGFAVLGLVKWRRVPLYFLAQILGAFASSPVVYGFFYDALNDYDGGNRTVTGPTSTALIFSLYPPDFVSTWSALGQSVTATIIFLVCITALVDKRNANPDPGILPFLVAMVVFACDLAFGATCMNPARDLGPRIFTAMAGWGMEVFSFRNYNWFWVPIVGPLVGCVLGAVMYMLLVELHWPNEYNMSTDAATGVDNEAYITGIDGATENGGSTSTMKIINMVNKEGLSSTSLYS, from the exons ATGGGATGTTCTTGCAGGAAAAGGCGACCGCGGATTAAGAATGAAGAGCTGCGTATTTTTCTCGCAGAGTTCTTAGGAACATTTGTACTGTTG ACTCTTGGTAACTGTACGGTGGCGCAGACTGTCCTCTTCCCGCGAAGTGCAGCTGGGTTCCTCTCAATCAACTGGGGGTACGGTCTGGCCGTGGGTTTCGCAGTTTATATCTCATTCAAAGCATCGG GTGGTCACGTGAATCCGGCCATTACTCTGGGGTTCGCAGTTCTCGGCTTGGTGAAATGGAGACGAGTCCCTCTCTACTTCTTGGCTCAGATTCTGGGAGCTTTTGCATCATCACCAGTGGTGTACGGATTCTTTTATG ATGCTCTCAATGATTACGACGGAGGCAACAGGACTGTCACAGGACCAACATCAACAGCTCTCATATTTTCTCTCTACCCGCCAGATTTTGTATCAACATGGTCAGCTCTTGGACAGTCA GTGACTGCTACCATCATTTTCCTGGTTTGTATAACCGCTCTGGTCGACAAGAGGAACGCAAACCCCGACCCCGGTATCCTTCCATTCCTCGTGGCTATGGTCGTATTCGCCTGTGACCTGGCATTTGGGGCGACATGTATGAACCCAGCCAGGGATCTAGGGCCCAGAATATTCACAGCAATGGCTGGGTGGGGTATGGAGGTGTTCAG CTTCCGTAACTACAACTGGTTCTGGGTACCAATTGTTGGGCCCCTTGTGGGGTGTGTCCTGGgtgcagtgatgtacatgttACTGGTGGAGTTGCATTGGCCGAATGAATACAACATGTCGACAGATGCTGCGACGGGCGTGGACAACGAGGCGTATATAACTGGCATAG ATGGAGCAACCGAGAATGGAGGTTCGACCAGCACGATGAAAATAATCAACATGGTCAATAAGGAGGGCCTGTCATCTACCTCCTTATACTCGTGA